A single genomic interval of Helianthus annuus cultivar XRQ/B chromosome 13, HanXRQr2.0-SUNRISE, whole genome shotgun sequence harbors:
- the LOC110901546 gene encoding pollen-specific leucine-rich repeat extensin-like protein 1, whose amino-acid sequence MESSVPKSIPFPQNHSIRHPCFFPIPFPLHLTTPQPTTVATTPHHHHHHHHHHHPPTPPPLPPPTAATHLRPCHRRRRHPPSPLPPPIIATTHLRSLTPPLPLPPPITAATIINRHHPPPPPLPPPTTPATTIATAATYLHRHLPPSSTTVANHRHRYN is encoded by the coding sequence ATGGAATCGTCCGTTCCAAaatccattccattccctcaaaatcattccattcGTCACCCCTGTTTTTTTcccattccattccctcttcacctaacaacaccacaacccaccaccgttGCTACcacaccccaccaccaccaccaccaccaccaccaccatcacccaccTACGCCGCCGCCGCTGCCACCACCtaccgccgccacccacctccgTCCTTGCCACCGCCGTCGCCGCCACCCACCGTCGCCATTGCCACCTCCGATCATCGCCACCACCCACCTTCGATCATTGACGCCACCATTGCCACtgccacctccgatcaccgcCGCCACCATTAtcaaccgccaccacccaccgccaccaccgctacCTCCTCCGACCACCCCTGCCACCACCATTGCCACCGCCGCCACCTACCTCCACCGTCATCTACCACCGTCATCCACCACCGTCGCCAACCACCGCCACCGCTACAACTGA
- the LOC110899088 gene encoding protein FAR1-RELATED SEQUENCE 5-like: METNPPTSELMSPVHSFPNRFFCSDFQNDEEFNAPASVYTYMHVDCSRSSEAPVRSPDVVISNNFMNSAFTDDQVMDNEEASQDSHMQDMTVAVSGSSHGPSMFAESSRGQLDGPSNPYFVFDTPQGTRYWIPNVADKFIPVCGKYYPTFADVLSMYELYAFEAGFSVKEGQTKVWNGIPTHKYLRCSKYGKPQPKRTFDTLDESSVKLRRTNFTWCDCKASILVSISNDSYTVLSFNDIHNHELVESYNRDLSKISRKLSFSTKQFIHNMSLNRIGPMRAYRCLVALKGGHHNVNGTPVDLKNFSHQLRIFIGERDAQVFLERLRERFDNLPNFYFDYTVSNGKLSFVFWADEISKLNYKAFGDVLAFDATYSTNRYKMVFVPFTGVDHHFQCVTFGAGLISTESIESYVWLLKAFLKAHGTQPTLVLSDQDPSMLQAVPMVFTESRHRLCMWHIMKKLPSKISADVLDNTDLRSCIHRLVWNVYIKPETFESRWNDLLQTFGLQDHSWLNDMYNIKHLWVPTYFRELLMCCLMKTISRCESSNAAFKVNSTSANTLVQFMMCFENRVDNQRYRQHVSEYKTSSTMFTGNTDLAIEQHAFAIYTNVVFAQVQKEIIKGKFLCYITNQTESSNSSLLIDVTHLDKRNNITNVYQTNPPVAHAGISHVSVICVAMSFASID; this comes from the exons ATGGAGACAAATCCGCCAACCTCGGAATTAATGTCGCCGGTCCATAGTTTCCCCAACCGGTTCTTTTGCAGCGACTTCCAAAATGATGAGGAATTTAATGCTCCAG CTTCTGTATACACTTATATGCATGTTGATTGTTCTCGGTCATCTGAAGCCCCTGTTAGATCCCCGGATGTTGTGATATCCAACAATTTCATGAACAGCGCGTTTACTGATGACCAGGTTATGGATAATGAAGAAG CATCCCAAGATTCCCATATGCAGGACATGACTGTTGCTGTTTCTGGATCATCTCATGGTCCTTCTATGTTTGCTGAATCATCACGCGGCCAGTTAGACG GGCCATCGAATCCATACTTTGTTTTTGATACCCCTCAGGGAACCCGTTATTGGATTCCTAACGTCGCTGATAAGTTCATACCAGTGTGTGGGAAATATTATCCAACTTTTGCGGATGTTCTTTCCATGTATGAACTTTATGCGTTTGAAGCAGGTTTTTCTGTAAAAGAAGGGCAAACTAAAGTCTGGAATGGAATTCCCACACACAAGTATCTTCGATGCTCAAAATATGGAAAACCACAACCCAAGAGGACTTTTGACACCCTAGATGAATCTTCTGTTAAGCTCCGGAGGACCAACTTCACATGGTGTGACTGTAAGGCAAGCATACTAGTCTCGATCTCGAATGATTCATACACAGTTCTGAGTTTCAATGATATTCATAATCATGAACTTGTTGAGAGTTACAACCGTGATCTTAGCAAGATATCACGGAAGCTGTCATTCTCCACGAAACAATTCATTCACAATATGAGTCTAAACCGTATCGGACCAATGAGAGCTTATAGATGTCTTGTAGCTTTAAAAGGAGGGCATCACAATGTCAATGGGACTCCGGTGGATTTGAAAAACTTTAGCCACCAGTTGCGAATTTTTATTGGTGAACGCGACGCACAAGTTTTCCTTGAACGCCTGCGTGAGCGTTTTGACAACCTACCCAACTTCTATTTTGATTACACTGTATCAAATGGAAAGTTGTCTTTTGTATTCTGGGCTGATGAGATTTCAAAGCTAAACTACAAAGCTTTTGGCGATGTCCTCGCGTTTGACGCAACTTACAGCACTAACAG GTACAAGATGGTTTTTGTGCCATTCACGGGTGTGGATCATCATTTCCAATGTGTTACATTTGGAGCGGGTTTGATATCAACCGAGTCCATTGAATCTTATGTGTGGTTGCTTAAGGCTTTCTTGAAGGCACACGGTACTCAACCAACTCTCGTGCTGAGTGATCAAGACCCATCCATGCTACAAGCTGTTCCTATGGTCTTTACCGAATCACGACACCGTCTATGCATGTGGCATATAATGAAAAAACTACCCTCCAAG ATCTCTGCTGACGTTCTCGATAACACTGATCTTCGGTCCTGCATTCACCGGTTGGTTTGGAACGTTTATATCAAACCTGAAACGTTTGAGTCCCGCTGGAATGACCTCCTACAAACATTTGGGCTTCAAGACCACAGCTGGTTGAACGACATGTACAACATCAAACATCTCTGGGTACCAACCTACTTCAGGGAACTGCTCATGTGTTGCTTAATGAAGACCATTTCCCGCTGCGAAAGCTCTAACGCTGCCTTCAAGGTCAACTCAACAAGCGCAAACACCCTTGTACAATTTATGATGTGCTTTGAAAATAGGGTAGACAACCAACGATATCGTCAACATGTATCGGAGTACAAAACCTCATCCACGATGTTCACTGGCAATACTGATTTAGCGATAGAACAGCACGCGTTCGCCATTTACACAAACGTTGTTTTCGCGCAAGTTCAAAAAGAGATAATTAAAGGGAAGTTTTTATGCTACATCACAAACCAAACCGAGTCCAGCAATTCCAGTCTTCTGATAGACGTCACTCATTTGGATAAAAGGAACAACATCACAAACGTCTATCag ACCAATCCGCCAGTTGCTCATGCAGGAATTTCACACGTATCGGTTATCTGTGTCGCCATGTCTTTTGCGTCTATCGATTGA
- the LOC118485374 gene encoding uncharacterized protein LOC118485374: protein MPSPNRFFSIFSRYGVNPHAPSVMRNEILDLVTECVDVARTDEDSLAKLVDQLRDFKINVLSKQPLSTIQNESNECQMEEIVGQPINIPVEVANPEVARNKGCGTHTRISGPGEKGKAKPPKRPKQLRLCKRCGLYVDDHDSRNCLKVAAMKAAKAAAEQQRQTATSDSPSD from the coding sequence ATGCCCTCCCCAAACAGGTTTTTTTCAATTTTCAGCCGATACGGAGTCAACCCACACGCACCGTCCGTTATGCGGAATGAAATCCTCGACCTCGTTACTGAATGCGTTGATGTGGCCAGAACCGATGAGGATTCGTTGGCAAAATTGGTTGACCAACTCAGGGATTTCAAGATCAATGTGCTTTCCAAGCAACCATTGTCTACAATTCAAAATGAATCAAACGAGTGTCAAATGGAAGAAATAGTTGGACAGCCAATCAACATTCCAGTCGAAGTTGCTAATCCAGAAGTTGCACGCAATAAAGGATGTGGTACTCATACTCGCATTTCTGGGCCCGGTGAGAAGGGAAAGGCAAAACCACCAAAACGTCCAAAGCAGCTTCGTTTATGCAAGCGTTGTGGTCTGTATGTCGACGACCACGACTCACGCAACTGCCTTAAGGTGGCTGCAATGAAAGCAGCAAAGGCAGCTGCTGAACAACAAAGGCAGACCGCCACTAGCGACTCACCCTCTGATTAA